A part of Phoenix dactylifera cultivar Barhee BC4 chromosome 2, palm_55x_up_171113_PBpolish2nd_filt_p, whole genome shotgun sequence genomic DNA contains:
- the LOC103705881 gene encoding transcriptional regulator SUPERMAN-like, translated as MERCGRSSRDNSNNHNNDNNNKVREPWSFGQVGQGDTVCSDLIGGFSWPPRSYICSFCKREFRSAQALGGHMNVHRRDRARLRQSLQWDPPLSNHNPNPNPRGTLIPNLNISPPSNTGDAKLSPRTNRFPSLLSSSSCSTSLGQLFSSRGGHFNGMEAVKAFLGVEELRDLVKEGTADAFRKEGEVVRLDLEIGTSGDSEEDDLDLELRLGYT; from the coding sequence ATGGAGAGGTGTGGTAGAAGCTCTAGAGACAACAGCAACAATCACAACAACGACAACAACAACAAGGTTAGAGAGCCATGGAGTTTTGGCCAAGTGGGACAAGGGGACACTGTTTGTAGTGACTTGATAGGAGGCTTCTCATGGCCTCCAAGGTCATATATTTGTAGCTTTTGCAAGAGGGAATTTAGGTCAGCGCAGGCTCTTGGGGGTCACATGAATGTCCATAGAAGGGACAGAGCTAGGTTGAGGCAGTCCCTACAATGGGATCCCCCACTTTCTAAccataaccctaaccctaatccaaggGGCACCCTTATCCCTAACCTTAATATTTCACCACCTTCTAACACTGGTGATGCTAAGCTTTCTCCAAGGACCAATAGATTcccctcccttctctcttcctcgtCGTGTTCGACCTCCTTAGGTCAACTGTTCAGCTCGAGAGGTGGACATTTCAACGGCATGGAGGCAGTGAAGGCCTTTCTTGGGGTCGAAGAGTTGAGAGATCTTGTGAAGGAAGGCACGGCTGATGCGTTCCGAAAGGAAGGAGAGGTTGTGAGACTGGACTTGGAGATTGGAACAAGCGGTGATTCGGAGGAAGATGATTTGGATTTAGAGCTTCGACTTGGGTACACTTGA